In Sphaerospermopsis torques-reginae ITEP-024, the genomic window ACAAAGCACCAGTAGCTACTTGGTACAACAAAGGTTGAAACAGGTGAAAATTCCGTTTATCTATCAGTGTCACGTTGACATTAGCCTTAGCCAGTGCTTTAGCCGCATATAGTCCACCAAAGCCACCACCAACGATAACTACCTGATGAGGTGGTTTTCTGTCATGTAAATCAACCATAAGAATTGTTTCCTTGTATTACTGATGCTGTAACTATTCTTAACATTTTTGTATCAAAGTTGTCACAAATTTTTCTGGCTATTGTGAACTTTTGATAAAAAATGGAAAGTATTGCTGGTTACTGGTGACAGGTGACAGAAGAGGAAGCAGGGGGAGAATATTAACTTTTGCCTCTTCCTGTTCCCTGTTCCCTTTTTTCCCAATCACCAATCACCAATCTGCGGTACAATCATAAATCTGCCAATTTCTTAACAACCTTTGTGAACAGGAGATGCTTCTATGGCGCGTATGTATTATGATGAAGATGCTAATTTAGACCTTTTAGCGGGAAAAACCGTTGCGATTATTGGTTACGGTTCTCAAGGTCACGCCCACGCGCTAAATTTAAAAGATAGTGGTGTAAATGTAATTGTAGGTCTATATCCCGGCAGTAAATCTATTGCAAAAGCTGAAGCGGCTGGCTTAACAGTGAAAAATGTTGCTGATGCTGCTAAAGCTGCTGACTTGATCATGATTTTGTTACCTGATGAAGTTCAGAAAACTATTTACACAAATGAAATAGCACCTAATTTAGAAGCAGGAAATATTTTAGCGTTTGCACACGGTTTTAACATTCACTTTGGGCAAGTTGTACCCCCTGCGGATGTTGACGTGATCATGGTTGCACCTAAAGGACCTGGCCATTTAGTACGTCGTACTTATGAACAAGGTCAAGGTGTACCAGCGTTATTTGCAGTATATCAAGATGCTACAGGTAAGGCACGCGATCGCGCAATGGCTTATGCTAAAGGTATTGGTGGTACACGCGCAGGTATCTTAGAAACCACCTTCCGCGAAGAAACCGAAACCGACTTGTTTGGTGAACAAGCAGTATTGTGTGGTGGTTTAAGTGCTTTAATTAAAGCCGGTTTTGAAACCTTAATTGAAGCAGGTTATCAACCAGAATTAGCATATTTTGAATGTCTGCATGAAGTTAAACTCATCGTTGACTTAGTAGTTGAAGGTGGTTTAGCAACAATGCGTGATAGTATTTCTAATACTGCGGAATATGGTGATTATACCCGTGGTCCCCGCGTTGTTACTGCTCAAACCAAAGCAGAAATGAAGAAGATTTTAAGTGAAATTCAATCTGGACAATTTGCGCGGGAATTTGTATTAGAAAACCAAGCAGGTAAACCTGGTTTCACCGCTATGCGTCGTCAAGAAGCTGAACATCCTATTGAGGAAGTTGGTAAAGATTTACGCGCTATGTTTAGCTGGTTGAAGAAAGCTTAATTTTCGGTAATTCTTAAAGGGGTAATTGGTGGTTTTTTAATTACCAATAACCTCTTGTTTACCAATTACCAATTACCAATTACCAATTACCAGCCTCAACAGATATGATAAGTATGAAAATAGAGATTATATTAAATTTCCCAGTCTTCTAATTGTAATTCGGAAATACGTGAAAATTCTCTGGTATTGTGTGTGACTAATATTAAATTATGAGCTAAAGCAATAGCGGCAATTTGTAAATCATACGCTCCTATAGGTGTACCTTGAGCAGTAAGTTGAGCGCGAATATTGCCGAAAATTTCCGCAGCTTGATCATCGAAAGGTAAAGATTGATAATGATCAAGAAATGCTTTTTGTCTTTGCAGTGTGCGTGTAGGATTATTACTTTTCATTGCACCATAAAAAAGTTCTGCTTTGACCACAGAACACACAGCTATATCTTGAGTTGGTACTGATAAAATGCGATCGCTAATAGATGCAGACCGTCCATTTAAGTACATCGCACACACATTAGTATCAATTAGGTAAAGCATCTATGAATCAAATACTCCTTCCATTTTTTCATCTAGGTTATCAAAAACACTGTCATCATCAATAATAATCGGATCATCAGCACAAATTCCATATAGCGACGCTAAAGGTGGTTTTTCTGTTTTCTGTATTGGTTGATAAACAATTATTACTTCTACATCAGTATCTTGAACTTCAGGTAAAGATATTTGTAGCATTCCATCACAACCAACATGAGTTTTTATTGTCATACTTTGCATAGTCAATTTTTCTCCCTAAATTTACATCATCCTTATTTGATTATACACAATTTTAGGAATCTGGGTATAAATATCATCTGATTATCAATGATAATAAATGATTATAAAAAAAATAAAAACACAATTCCTGTTTTATGATTTTCCATGTTTAAATAATTGAGGTAATCATTAGCAATTATGGAAGATGAACCAAAAATCAGCAGCTTTAAAATTTGTGATTTTACTTGGTTTTGTAAGTCTTTGTGCTGATGCAACTTATGAAGGTGCGCGGAGCATTACAGGAGCTTATTTAGAGGTTCTAGGTGCTAACGGTACTATAGTTGGTTTAGTTGCAGGTTTTGGAGAATTAATAGGTTATGGTTTCCGTTTAGTTATTGGTTATCTTAGTGATAAAACAGGTAAATATTGGGGAATTACCACTTTAGGTTTTATTTTAAATACCGCAGTTGTCCCATTTTTAGCTTTAGCTGGAAGATGGGAAGTAGCTGCCGGTTTAATGATGGCTGAACGCACGGGTAAAGCAGTACGTACCCCCCCTAGAGATGCCTTACTTTCGCATGGTGTAAGTCAAATTGGTAGCGGTTTCGGCTTTGGTTTACATGAAGCAATGGACCAAACTGGAGCAGTTTTAGGACCCTTAGCTGTAGCCGCAATGGTTTATTTTTTGGGAGAATATCGCCAAGGTTTTAAAATTTTAGTATTACCTGCAATTTTAGGATTAATTGTATTGTTAATACTCCAAAAATTATATCCTAATCCCAGTGATTTTGAAGAAGAAAAAATACTTGATCAAGGTGATAAATTACCCCGGATATTTTGGATTTATCTCGGTGCTGTAGCTATTATTGCGGCTGGTTATGCAGATTTTCCCCTCATTGCTTTTCACTTCCAAAAAGGAGAAATTGCCTCTGGGCAAACCATTCCTTTATTCTATGCTTGGGCGATGGGAGTTGATGCTGTAGCGGCTCTAATTTTTGGATATTTGTTTGATCGGATCGGAATTTCTATGTTGATCATTGCCGCTTTTATGTCTTCATTATTTGCCCCTTTAGTATTTTTTGGAGATGTACAGTTTGCCCTTTTAGGTATGGCATTTTGGGGTATTGGGATGGGGGCGCAAGAATCAATTCTCAAAGCAGCAATAGCAAAAATTGTCCCTAAAAATAAACGCGCCACAGCTTACGGAATTTTTAGTACAGGTTATGGTTTAGCTTGGTTTTTAGGTAGTGCTTTCATGGGAATTTTGTATGATCACTCTATTACTTTCTTAGTGGTTTTTTCTTCCATAACTCAACTTTTAGCAATTCCTTTCTTTACCTGGGTACAATTAAAAGCTAATACTTTTTATGCTGCTTCTCCAGAAGTTCAGGTAGGTGAATAAATAAAGTTCAATTTCTTTCTTGTTCTCAGTCTCAGACTGGGAATACAATTTAAGAGTCTCTGACTCTAGTTCAGGACTTACGCAAAATAAAATGAAAGTAGTGGTAATTCATGAATTACCCCTACGCAAGAATCAGGTTTCTAGTCAAATCTTGCGTAAGTCCTATAGTTAAATAAACAAGGTAGAAGCTTGTTAATTTCATTCCCATACAGAGTATGGGAACGATAAAAAGGGAGCATCCCAATTTTGAAAAAATAACCGCAGCAACACCAAAAACTCTCTTCTTCCCTCTTCCCTTCGTGTCCTTCGTGTCCTTCGTGGTTCGTTTATTTCAAGTCTTGAACTCAAACGAAAAATAAACTTACACATTTGGAATGCTCCCGATAAAAATTTGCCAAAATGGGAGCATACTTATTATTTACTCAGTCTCTCTCCTGATCATAGCTGATTACTGATTACTGATAGCTGAATGCTTACAATTAACTTAACCTTTGTTTTAACCACAAAGCTAATAAAGGTAAAGCCAAGCGATAACCTTGTTCAGCACTGTAAATTAAACCTTTGTGTTGTAACCCAGTTAAAGCACCTTGCAAAGCTCCACCTCTAGAAAGTCCATGTTTTTGAATATATTCTTTACTCTGTGGTTTATCTGTCGGATCAACTGCTAAACATTCTAAAAGATGTATTTGACTTGCAGGTAATAACATCAATAAAGATTCATAAGTTATAGATAAATCTTTGAGCATTCCTTCAATTACTTGCTGTACTTTTTGCTCAGTAATTAAACCTTGATCATGTTCTAAACTTGATAACCTGCGAATTAATGCCATTGCATCACCTATATTTCCCTGAACAGCATCTAAAAATACTTGTAAGCTTTGGGAATGGGGATCAAATTTGAGATTTTTTGTATGTAAAATCTCTCGCGCCCACAATGCTAAAACATCCTTGGCTAAAGGTGCTAATTCCATTGTTTCTATAGAATAAATACTATCATCTTGATGATGGCTAGTTTCTGCAATTGTCGCCAATAAAACGTAACTTACATGAGGATGGTTTTTAACTTCTTGTCTAAATGTTGATTCCCATAAACCATTGCGATCCCAAGAACGAATATGGGGAAAACTTTGTAAAATCAATACTACTCTCTGGTTTAAATCATTAGCCATTATTTGTAATAATTCAATTAGGCTAGTAAATGCTTGCCAGAGTTGTTTTTGATCTAAAGAATGTAATAATTTAAGTTTACTTTCACTATTAAAAATAAAAAACTCACTCGCTTTTTTTTCCACCCAAGATTTAATTTTCTTTGCTTGCCAATTTTGACTAATTGCTTCTAGTAATAATTGCAAAAATCTTTCACCATCTGTAGCACGAATACAGTCTATTTCTAAGACTACCGCACCAACTTCCTGCGCTGCAACTTTAACTAAAGTTCTTCTACCACTTCCGGGTACTCCTGTAATTAACAAATCTTCATCTTGTATAAGTATGTCTATAATACGCTGAAACTCTTTAGATCGACCAATTAATTGTAATGAAGTGGATAAATCAAAATTCACGGTTTCTTTTGCGGGTTGTATGTTTGGTGTTATTAAAGAAAACATAAATCATTAGGTGTTGTTATGATTATTATAATAATTATTTAGTGTTCTGCTGTAATTAGCACCTACTTTTAGTGCTATTAATAGTATAACACTTTCAAAAACAAAAATTTCCGATTTCAAACAGCAACTTTTCCCTCAATCCAATAATGCAAATTTATATTTGATTAAATAGGTGATATCTATGATAAAAGCGTTTGTACTGATAACAATACTATTCGGGTTTTTTGGAATTATTCTCAAGAAAAACCTGGTAATGAAGATAGTTTCAATGGATGTCATGAGTACGGGGGTGATTGCTTTTTATGTATTTATTGCCTCAAAAGCGGGTTTATTTACTCCCATTATTTCCAACGTCAAAAAAGTTGGATATGCTGATCCTGTTCCCCAAGCAGTGATATTAACAGCGATAGTAATTGGGTTTTCAATTCAAGCTTTAATGTTAGTAGGTGTAATGAAATTAGCTAAAGACAATCCCACTTTAGAAAGTAGTGAAATCGAGAAAAATAATACACCGCAGATCATCAAATATGAACATAAAAATTAACTAAAAATGAAACTTAACCTGAATTTAAAACTATGAATAACATAACCATGAATACGATCACAATTGCTTGGGTAGGTATCCCGTTTTTTCTGGGGTTCATGATTTTTTTAGTTCCCCAACTTAACAGACATTTGACTTTTTTAGGAACTTTAATTACTGCTGCTTATGGTGTACAACTGTTGATAGAAAAGCCAGAAATTAAGCTCAATTTACTTGATAGTTTTGGTGTGACTTTAGAAGCGGATCAGTTAAGTGGTTACTTTATTTTAACTAATGCTTTAGTGACTGCGGCGGTAGCTTTATATTGTTGGCAAAGTGATAAAAATGCTTTTTTCTATGCCCAAACTTTGCTAGTGCATGGTAGTTTAAATGCGGCTTTTGTATGTGCTGATTTTGTGAGTTTATATGTAGCTTTAGAAGTAAGTGGAATTGCGGCTTTTTTATTAATTGCTTATACTAGAACTGACAGATCAATTTGGGTAGGTTTACGCTATCTATTTGTCAGCAATATCTCAATGTTATTTTATCTAGTTGGTGCTGTCTTAGTTTATCAAAATAATCTCTCTTTTAGTTTTGCAGGTTTAAAAAATGCCCCACCGGAAGCAGTAGCATTAATCTTTTTAGGAATGTTAGTCAAAGCTGGGATTTTTGTTTCTGGGTTATGGCTACCTTTAACCCATTCTGAATCAGAAACTCCTGTTTCTGCGCTGCTTTCAGGTGTAGTAGTCAAAGCTAGTGTTTTACCTTTATTAAGATGTGCTGCGGTTTCTCCAGAACTTAATAATATCGTCGTTATTTTGGGCGTGGGGACAGCTTTTATGGGTTTATCCTACGCCATCTTTGAAAAAGATACCAAGCGTCTGTTAGCATTTAGCACTATTTCCCAGTTAGGTTGGATACTGGCTGCACCAGCGGTAGGTGGTTTTTATGCCCTAACTCATGGACTGGCAAAATCATCTTTATTTTTGACTGCTGGTTCTTTACCCAGTCGCAATTTTAAAGAACTGGAAAATAAACCTATTAATACTAACATTTGGATTGTTTTAGTTATCGCTAGTTTATCAATTTCTGGTTTTCCTTTATTGTCAGGGTTTGAAGCTAAGGTGTTAAGCATGAAAAATTTAACATCTTGGCAATTTATAGCCATGAATATTGCCGCAGTTGGCACAGCAATAGCCTTGGCTAAATTCATTTTTTTGCCTCATAAACAAAATCCTGAACAAACTATAAAACCTGGTTTTTGGGCAGCAGTAGTTTTATTAATTTCTGGTTTAGTTGTTGGTAATATTGCCTATTTAAAGGCTTATAATCTGGCTGACATTATCAAAGCAATTATTACCATTGCTATCGGTTGGTTAGCATATCATCT contains:
- the ilvC gene encoding ketol-acid reductoisomerase, with translation MARMYYDEDANLDLLAGKTVAIIGYGSQGHAHALNLKDSGVNVIVGLYPGSKSIAKAEAAGLTVKNVADAAKAADLIMILLPDEVQKTIYTNEIAPNLEAGNILAFAHGFNIHFGQVVPPADVDVIMVAPKGPGHLVRRTYEQGQGVPALFAVYQDATGKARDRAMAYAKGIGGTRAGILETTFREETETDLFGEQAVLCGGLSALIKAGFETLIEAGYQPELAYFECLHEVKLIVDLVVEGGLATMRDSISNTAEYGDYTRGPRVVTAQTKAEMKKILSEIQSGQFAREFVLENQAGKPGFTAMRRQEAEHPIEEVGKDLRAMFSWLKKA
- the vapC gene encoding type II toxin-antitoxin system tRNA(fMet)-specific endonuclease VapC; the protein is MLYLIDTNVCAMYLNGRSASISDRILSVPTQDIAVCSVVKAELFYGAMKSNNPTRTLQRQKAFLDHYQSLPFDDQAAEIFGNIRAQLTAQGTPIGAYDLQIAAIALAHNLILVTHNTREFSRISELQLEDWEI
- a CDS encoding MFS transporter; this encodes MNQKSAALKFVILLGFVSLCADATYEGARSITGAYLEVLGANGTIVGLVAGFGELIGYGFRLVIGYLSDKTGKYWGITTLGFILNTAVVPFLALAGRWEVAAGLMMAERTGKAVRTPPRDALLSHGVSQIGSGFGFGLHEAMDQTGAVLGPLAVAAMVYFLGEYRQGFKILVLPAILGLIVLLILQKLYPNPSDFEEEKILDQGDKLPRIFWIYLGAVAIIAAGYADFPLIAFHFQKGEIASGQTIPLFYAWAMGVDAVAALIFGYLFDRIGISMLIIAAFMSSLFAPLVFFGDVQFALLGMAFWGIGMGAQESILKAAIAKIVPKNKRATAYGIFSTGYGLAWFLGSAFMGILYDHSITFLVVFSSITQLLAIPFFTWVQLKANTFYAASPEVQVGE
- a CDS encoding ATP-binding protein; protein product: MFSLITPNIQPAKETVNFDLSTSLQLIGRSKEFQRIIDILIQDEDLLITGVPGSGRRTLVKVAAQEVGAVVLEIDCIRATDGERFLQLLLEAISQNWQAKKIKSWVEKKASEFFIFNSESKLKLLHSLDQKQLWQAFTSLIELLQIMANDLNQRVVLILQSFPHIRSWDRNGLWESTFRQEVKNHPHVSYVLLATIAETSHHQDDSIYSIETMELAPLAKDVLALWAREILHTKNLKFDPHSQSLQVFLDAVQGNIGDAMALIRRLSSLEHDQGLITEQKVQQVIEGMLKDLSITYESLLMLLPASQIHLLECLAVDPTDKPQSKEYIQKHGLSRGGALQGALTGLQHKGLIYSAEQGYRLALPLLALWLKQRLS
- a CDS encoding cation:proton antiporter subunit C encodes the protein MIKAFVLITILFGFFGIILKKNLVMKIVSMDVMSTGVIAFYVFIASKAGLFTPIISNVKKVGYADPVPQAVILTAIVIGFSIQALMLVGVMKLAKDNPTLESSEIEKNNTPQIIKYEHKN
- a CDS encoding cation:proton antiporter, with product MNTITIAWVGIPFFLGFMIFLVPQLNRHLTFLGTLITAAYGVQLLIEKPEIKLNLLDSFGVTLEADQLSGYFILTNALVTAAVALYCWQSDKNAFFYAQTLLVHGSLNAAFVCADFVSLYVALEVSGIAAFLLIAYTRTDRSIWVGLRYLFVSNISMLFYLVGAVLVYQNNLSFSFAGLKNAPPEAVALIFLGMLVKAGIFVSGLWLPLTHSESETPVSALLSGVVVKASVLPLLRCAAVSPELNNIVVILGVGTAFMGLSYAIFEKDTKRLLAFSTISQLGWILAAPAVGGFYALTHGLAKSSLFLTAGSLPSRNFKELENKPINTNIWIVLVIASLSISGFPLLSGFEAKVLSMKNLTSWQFIAMNIAAVGTAIALAKFIFLPHKQNPEQTIKPGFWAAVVLLISGLVVGNIAYLKAYNLADIIKAIITIAIGWLAYHLIFKKLAIYVPRVVEEFEHLVGVMSLTIIFLFWMVLS